The genomic stretch CCGGGCGCGTCGCCCTCGACGGCCAGCAGTACCGCCACCCCGGTCGGCGCGCGGCGCAGCAGGGCCTCCAGCGCCCACCCGGCCGCCGTGGTGCCCTCGCCGCCCGGCAGGCGCGGCGCGAACCCCAAGGGGCGCAGATCCGCCGAGACCCGCAGCAGCAGCGCCCCCCCGGCGGGCAGGACGGCCCGCGCCGCGTCCAGCTGCGCCTGTGCCTGCGCCGCGAACGACGACCCCACCGCGCCCGGCGGGGCGGGCAGCTCCTCGCCCGCCCCACCCAGGCGCAGCGTCACCACCGGCACCCCCTGCGCCTCCAGCGCCGCCGCTACCCGCGAGAGCAGCACGGTCTTCCCGGCGCCCGGCGGCCCGCTCACGATCAGGCGCGGCGCGCGGCCCGCGCGGACGCCCGCCGTGAACTGCCGGAACGCCCGTTTCTTGCTGCGGCCCAGCAGTTCCAGATCATCCGGCGCCGGGGCCGCGCCCACCGGCCCGTCCGGCAGCGGGGCGCCCAGCTCGCGCGCCAGATCCTCCAGCACCGCGCGCAGCTCGGCCTTGTCCCGCGCGGTGCCCACGTCGCGGTACACGATGTTGCGCACGCTGCTGGGATTCGCGCCGCGCTCGCGCATGCGGGCCTCCAGCCAGCGCAGGCTGCCGGGCACGACACCCCCCCCGCCGGGGGGCACCCGGCCACGCAGGTCGTTCAGGGTCGCTTTCCAGTCCACGGTCACGCCGAGCGTAGCACCCCCGCCGCCCGCGCTGGACCGGGTGCAGAACAACCCGTGCGCGCCGTACCTGACGAACCCGTCAGCTTCACCCCGGCGGCCGCGTGTATAGTCTCACCCAGCACCCAACCCAACTGTCCCCACCGGAGGAACCCCACATGCGTAAGATCGCCCTGACCCTGTCCCTTGCCCTGATCACCGCCGCGTCCGCCCAGTCCCTGCAGAGCGCGCAGGCCCTGTACGACCAGGGCAAGTGGCAGGACGCCGCCGCCGCCGCCGCCGAACTGAACACCAGTGACGGCCTCGCCCTGGCCGCCGAGGCCACCACCGCCGGCGCCGGACTGGTTGCCGACGGGCAGAAGAAGGCCCTGTTCGAGAAGGCCCAGGCGTATGCCAAGCAGGCCATCGCCAAGGACAGGAACAATGCCGACGCGTACTTCGAACTCGCCCGCGCGCAGGGCCGCCTCGCGCAGTTCAGCGGCATCCTCCAGAGCCTCGGGCTGGCCGGCGAGATGAAGAAGAACCTCGACATGGCCGTCAAGCTGGACCCCAAGATGGCCGGGGCGTACGTCGCGCTGGGCCTGTGGAACGCCAACCTCGTGTCCAAGGGCTTCATCGCCACCCGCGCGACCGGCGCGGACAAGGGCCAGATCATTCCCAACTTCGAGAAGGCGATCAGCCTGGAGCCCACCACCGCCGTGCACCGCATCGAGTACGCCAACGCCCTGATCCTCCAGGGCAAGAAGGCCGAGGCCGCCGCGCAGCTCGAGAAGGCCATCAGCTTCAACGCCACGACCTTCTGGGAGAAGCGTGACGAGGAGACCGCCAAGGCGGCCCTCGCAAAACTGAAGTAATTCCGCGTGGCGCGCCGCTCCAGGCCCTGGCCGGGGCGGCGCGCCACGCTTGACACCCCGGGGGGTGCCGCGTAGACTTCTCCCTGCCCAGCCTGCCGGCGGGTGATGGTCGGGTTCGGGGCGTAGCGCAGCCTGGTAGCGCACGTCGTTCGGGACGACGGGGTCGGAGGTTCGAATCCTCTCGCCCCGACCATCAAGGAAGCCCTCCCCGCCGGGAGGGCTTTTTTCACGCTGCCCACCCACCCCGGAGACTGCCCCATGCGCGTGTACGCGATAGCCGACCTGCACCTCGCCTTCTGCACCCCGAAACCCATGACGGTGTTCGGGCCGCAGTGGGCTGGGCATCCGCAGGCGATCTTCGACGAGTGGCGCGCCGTCGTGCGCGACGAAGATCTGGTGCTGCTGCCCGGCGACCTGTCCTGGGCGATGCGGCTGCCCGAGGCGATGCAGGACCTCGCGCCGGTCGCCGCTCTCCCCGGCACGAAGGTGCTGCTGCGCGGCAACCACGACTACTGGTGGCCCACCGCCTCCAAACTCCGTGCGGCCCTCCCGGACGGCATGCTGGCCGTCGTGAACGACGCCGTGCGCGTGGGGAACGTCGTCGTGTGCGGTTCACGCGGCTGGATCACCCCCGGCTTCGAGCCGCTGGGCGCGGACGACCAGCGCCTGCTGGACCGCGAGGCCGAACGCCTCAGCCTGAGCGTGCAGGCCGCCCGCAGCATCCGGCAGCCCGGCGACCACCTGATCCTGATGCTGCACTACCCCCCGGCCACCCCGCCATACCCGGCCAACCCGATCACCCGCGTGATCGACGACGCCCGGCCCGACCAGATCGTGTACGGGCACCTGCACGGCGTCGCGCCCGAACGCGCCATGCGGCACGTGAACGGCGTCCCGGCGCATCTGGTCGCGGCGGACGGCCTGAAATTCCGGCCCCGGCTGCTGCTCGACACCCACACCTGAGGGGCGGGCTGCCCGCGTGGGCCGTACGCCCCCTCTGTGGACCGCTGGGTTCAGGTGTGTCGAGGAATGCCCTCACAGCGGTTTCCAGCCGCCCTTCGACTCCACTTCCATCCGCTGAGCGCCCGGCGCGGGGGAACGTGGAGGGGGGATGAAGCGCCCCGCCGCGTTCCCCCGCCCCGCTCGTGGCAGCATGGGCAGGTGAATGCTGCCATCCTCCGCACGGCCCTGATCACCGGCGTGGTGATCGCCGCCGTGAACATCCTGTTCGCCGCGCTCGACTACGGCCTGGACACCCTGCCTGTCTGGTTCTACCTCGCGCAGCTGCTGCTGCTGCCCGCCATGCTGCTGCCCATCCGGTACTTCCCTCAGGCGGCGGTCACGCGGGAGTTCCTGCCGCGCGCCGCGCTGTACGCGATGGGCTGGGCGGTGCCGTACGCGATCTACAAGTTCGCGCACGACGCCCTGAGCCCCGCCTTTCAGCCTGCCGGGTCGCTCCTGTCGTACCTGATCACGGTGGCGGCGTTCTCGCTGCTCTTCGCCGCGATCCGCAGGCCCACCCGCTGATGCGCCTCGCAATCCTGGGTGACGTGCACGGCAACGCCTTCGCGCTGCGCGCCGTGCTGGACGACATCCGCGCCGCGAGTCCCGATCAGGTGCTGAACCTGGGCGACACCGTGTGGGGCTGCGCGGATCCCGCCAGCGCCTGGGCGCTGCAACAGGAGTGCGCGCCGCCCAGCGTGCGCGGCAACACCGACGAACGGGTCGCGGGCCTGCGTGACGGCAAGGAGACCATGCGCGCCTGGGTGCGCGCCCGGCTCCCGGCGGACGTGCCCGCGACCCTCGCGGCCCTGCCCACCCACCTCGACACGGCCGACGGCGAGGTCCGCGTCGCGCACGGCAGCCCCCGCAGTCCCTGGGAAGACCTGATGCTCACCGGGACCCCGGACGGGCACACCCGCCCCGCCCGCTTCAGGGAACTGCGCGAGCGGCTGGGCGGCTTCCGCTTCGGCGCGGGCGGCCGCGTGTGCATCGTCGGGCACACCCACCGTGAGATGCTGACCGTCGTGGACGGCCTGACCGTCGTAAATGCCGGACCCGTTTCCCGGCAGAAGGACGGGCTGCCGCTGGCCCGGTGGGTGCAGCTCACCCGCCGCGCCGGGCACTGGACGGCCGAGTTCCGCCGCGTGCCCTACGACACGCAGGCGGCCTCCACCTGGGCCCGCACGCATGGCCCGGCCGGTGCAGGCGACCACGAGGCCCACTGGCTGACCACCGGACGCGAACCCTGACACGGGACTAAAGTGAATCCAAATCATTCGGAGTCGCCGGGTGGCCCCCTCACCCTTCCGTCGCTTCGCTCCTCCCTCCCTCTCCCACAGGGGGAGAGGGGACCACGGAACGTGTCCAAGTCGGAGGCGAGTCATTTTAATCCCGTATGACGCAATAGAAGAAGCGCCTCCCTCTCATGGGGAGGCGCTTCTTATTCAGTGAGGCTCAGCGGCCGGCGGGGACGAACTCGCGGTCAGCGAAGTCCTCGCGGCGCGGGGCGCGGTCGTCACGGTCACGGCTCCAGCGGCCCTGGCCCTGCCCCCCACGGTTGCCACCCTGGTACCCGCCGCGGTCGCCGCCGCCCTGGCCCTGGTAGCCGCCGCCACGGTTGCCGTAGCCGCCGCCGCCGTTGCCACGGCCACGGTAGCCGCCCTCGTCACGGTAGCCGCGGCCACCCTGGTAGCCGCCCTGGTCGCGGCGCTCGCGGGTGGGCTGCTCGAACAGTTCGGGCAGTTCCTGCGCGATTTCCACCTGCACCTCGCCTTCCAGCGGGCTGGCGGCCATCAGCTTCTCGACGAACTCGCTGGGCACGTCGGCCACGGCGCCGCCGCGCCACTGGCGCACCTTGCCGAGGCGGCGGGTGTCCAGGTCGCCGTTGCGGGCCAGGACGGCGACGGCGCGCGCCACGCTCATGCGCTCGGCGTGCAGGATGATGGTGGTCAGGCCCTCCTCGCCGCTCAGGAGGCTGGCGGCTTTGACGGGCTCGGTCACGCCGCTGATCTTCGCCAGGGCGCGGCTCAGGGCCTCCAGGCCCAGCTCGCTGAACAGGCGCTCGGCTTCCGCCTGGAAGTTCGCGGCGGCACTCTCGTCAACCTTGCGGACCATGTCGGCGCTGGCGCGGGCGCTGGCCTGCGCGACTTCCTTGGGTGTGGGCAGGGGACGCTCGATGAAGCGCACGCCGGTGATGCGTTCCAGGCCCGCCACCTCGCGGCCTTCACGGTCGCCGTACATGATGATCGCGGTGCCGGTGCGGCCCGCGCGGCCGGTGCGGCCGGAGCGGTGCACGTAGCTCTCGGGGTCCTGGGGCAGGTGGTACTGCACGACCAGGTCGACCTCGGGGATGTCCAGGCCGCGCGCGGCGACGTCGGTGGCGACGAGCACGTTGGCGCGGCCGCCACGGAAGGCGCCCAGGGCGCGTTCACGCTGGCTCTGCGCCAGGTCGCCGTGCAGCGCCTCGCTCTCGATGCCGCGGTGGATCAGTTCGTTCGCCAGTTCGTCCGCTTCACGCTTGGTGCGGGTGAACACGATGGCCTTTTCCGGGTTGTAGATGGTCAGCAGGTCGGCTAGCACGCGTGTGCGGGTGCGGCCCACCTTGACCTTCAGGTGCTCGACGGTCTGCGCGGCCTGGCTCTTGCCCTCGCCGACCATGTCCACGATGACGGGGTCGTTCAGGTACTTGCGGGACAGACGGTTGATGTCGTTCGTCAGCGTGGCGCTGAACAGCAGCGTCTGACGGGTCTCGGGGGTGCTCTTGAGGATGGTCTCGATGGCGTCGGCGAAGCCCACGCTGAGCATCTCGTCGGCCTCGTCCAGCACCGCGAATTCCACGGCGCTCAGGTCGAGGTTGCCGCGCTCGAGGTGGTCGATCAGGCGGCCGGGGGTGCCGACCACGACGTCCACGCCGCGGCGCAGGGCGTTCTCCTGCGGGCCGTAGCTGGCGCCGCCGTACACCGTGACGGTGGTCAGGTGGGCGCCGCTCTTGCTGAACTCGTCCGCGACCTGCTTGGCGAGTTCACGGGTGGGGGCCACGACGATGGCGCGGGGCAGACGGGCGCGTTCGCGGCTGGTTTCCAGCTTGCTGAGGATCGGCAGCGCGAAGGCCAGGGTCTTGCCGGTGCCCGTACGGGCGCGGCCGATCATGTCCTTACCGGCCAGGGTGAGGGGCAGGCTCTCGGCCTGGATGGGGCTGGCTTCCGTGATACCGCGCTCGGCGAGACGCGCCGCGAGTTCGGGCGCAATCAGTTGATCAAAGTTCATTTGTGGTCCTTTCGGGAAAGCACAGCCCCAGTGACCAGCAAACGCCCTTTGAAACGGCATCCAGCATGTCCTGAAAGTGGGGGCACCTTCCAGCCGCACGGGAACCTCCCGTCGCGGCGCACGAATTGAAATGATACCGGATCTCTGGACTGAATGCAAGAGCTGCTTGCGGTGCGCGGGTGTGATCATTCTAGAAGGCGGACGCCCCGGGGTCTCAGGGTGCCTGCTCCAGCCCGGCGGGCAGGACGCCGCCCAGCGCGACCCACGCCTGGAGGAGGTCGTCCGGGATGGGCGCGTGCAGGTGCAGCGCCTCGCCCGTCACCGGATGCGGGATGGTCAGGAACTGCGCGTGCAGCGCCTGCCGGGCGATCAGTTCCGAGGGGCGGCCATACACGGTGTCGCCCAGGATCGGGCTGCCCAGGTGCGCCAGATGCACGCGGAGCTGGTGGGTGCGGCCCGTGCGTGGCTGCGCCCGCACCAGGGTCAGGATGCGCCCGTGCCCATCCGGACGGGTGTCCAGCGGCGTGAACAGCGTCTGCGCCTCACGCGGGTGTGCGCCGCCCACCGTCATGCGCTGGCGCTGCACCGGGTGCCGCCCGACGGGCACGTCCACGTTCACCGGTGCCTGCGCGGACCACGCGCCCGCCGCGATAGCCAGATACGTCTTGCGCGTCTCACGGTCCTTGAAGGCCGACGCCAGCCGCGCGTGGGCCGCGACCGTCTTGGCCACGACGATCACGCCACTGGTGTCCTTGTCCAGCCGATGCACGATGCCGGGCCGGTAACCATCCGGGCCGTCGAATCCGGACTGCTCGGGCAGCGTCATACGGCCCAGCAGGGCGTTCACCAGCGTGCCCGTCGTGACGCCCGGCGCGGGGTGCGTGACCATCCCGGCGGGTTTGTTCACGGCGATCAGGTGCTCGTCCTCGAAGATCACGTCCAGCGGCACCTGCTCGGGCGCCACCGTCGCGTCGGCGGGCGACGGGACCTGCACGGTCAGGACCTCCCCGCCACGCAGTTTCAGGCTGGCCTTGCCGGCCACCACGCCGCCCACCTGCACGTGCCCGGCCTCGATCCAGCCGGACACCTGCGAGCGGCTGGCACCACTCAGCGCCGACACGACCGCGTCGAGGCGTCCGGGCGTGGCAGTCAGGGTCAGGCGATCAGGGGAGGGGGCGGCGTCGGTCACGCGCCCGAGTGTACCCCCACGCCCCGCCCAGGCCGCCCCGGCGTTCACCCGCACTTCACGGTGTGCGCTGCCGTCATCCGATCCGGCCCGAACTGCATACACCTGAATGACCCCAGTCCCCGCCCGGCGCTGCCGGACCGGGTCGCCGCCCCTACAAGGAGAACGTCATGCCCAACATTGGACCCGCTGAACTGCTCGTCGTGCTGCTCGTCGCCCTGGTGGTCTTCGGCCCCCGCAAACTGCCGGAACTCGGCAAGAGTCTCGGCAACGGTCTGCGCGAATTTCGAAAGAGCACCCAGGGCCTGCGGGACGACCTGAACGTCATCGCGCCTTCCCCCACCGTCCAGGCCCCCACGGCTGCTGCCGTGGCGACCGCCGCCTCGGTCGCCGCCGTCCCCGCCGCTCAGCCGGCCGCCGCGCACGCCGTGACAGCCACCCTGGCCCCGGACAGCGGCGCCCACCGGGCGTAACGGAGGCCCGCGCGTGACTGCCCAGCACCTCGCCCCGGCCACCGGGCGTTCCACGCGCGACCTTCATGAACGGCGGCTCAGGACGCCCGTCCAACGCCACGCGTCGCCGCTGGTACGCTGGACCGGACCTATGACTGCCCCCCTTCACCCCGACCTGCCGGACGAGGCGCTCATCCGCGCGATGGCCGACGGCACCGAAGACGCCCTGCGGGAACTGCACCGCCGCTACGCCCGGCTGCTGTACAGCCTCGGGCACCGCATGCTCCGGCAGGCGGACGACGTGGAAAGCTGCGTTCAGGACGCCTTCATGAACGCCTGGCGGCACGCCGCCCGCTTTGACCCCACCCGGGCCAGTGCCAAGACGTGGCTGGTGAGTATCGCCCACCACCGTTTTCTTCAGGAGCTGCGTGACCGGCCCGATACCCCCCTGGAGATCGAGGAGTGGGACGCCCCCACCGCCTCACCCGACGTGGACTCGCAGGTCATGGCGCAGGGCGCCGTGCAGGCCCTCGACGAGACGCAGCGGCACCTTGTGGAACTCGCGTACTACCGCGGGTACTCGCACAGTGAACTGGCCATCCTGACCGGACTGCCGGTCGGTACAGTAAAATCCCGGCTGCGCGCCGCGATCGACCGCATGCGCACCCACCTGGGCCTCCAGTCATGACCGCCCACCTCTCCGTCCCCCGCCCTCTCATTCCCGCAGCCGCGCGCGCCGCACGCCAGGCAGGTGAATCGTGATCAGCAGAGAAGACATCCTGGCGCTCGCCCTGGGACAACTGGGTTCCGCCGACGAGCAGCGCGTCCGGGCCGCCATCGAGGCCGACCCGGCCCTGGCCCGCGACTACCGCGCGGACCTCGAATTCCTGCACGGGCTGCCCGACAGCCTCCCGGACGTCCCCGTGCCCGATGGCGCCGAGGCGCGCCTGATGGACCGTCTGGCGCTCGAAACTGCCGCCCAGGCCAGCGCGACGCCCACCCCGTCCCAAGTTCCGGGCGGCAGTTCTCCGAACGTCCCACTGTACCCGGCCGGTCAGGTGCCCGCCACTGCCACCACCGTCCGCTCGCCACGCGGACTGAACTGGCGCCTGATGCTGCTCTCCGTCGTGGCGGCCCTCACGCTCGGCGTGATCTTCCTGCGCCCGCCGGCCGAGCAGAGCCTGCTCAGCCAGTATCAGGAGACCCCCGGCGCGCAGAGCCAGCCGCTCGCCGCGAACGGACAGCCGCTGGGCGAACTGATCCGCCTGCCCGACGGCCGCGCGTTCCTGCATCTGAACGCCCTGGCTCCCCAGGACCGCGTGTACCAGCTGTGGCGCATCGAGGGCGGCAAGCCCATCAGCGCCGGTGTCTTCGATGGGCAGGGCATCGTGATTCCCCGCGTGGAGGCCGGGCAGACCGTCGCGGTCAGCGTGGAACCGACCGGCGGCAGCGAACAGCCCACCACCACGCCCATCCTGATTCAGCAACTGTAATCGCCACACGGGAGTGGGGACCACAGAGAGCGAGGCCGGAGGCTGTACGCGCGGCCTCCCTCTCTGTACCACAGCTCTACGAGTCCCATGGGGGAGAGGGCGCAACGGAAGGCGAGCACGTTCGAAGCAGGTCACCTGAGTCCCTTATCAGGCGGGTTGAAGGGCTTGCTCGCCACCTCT from Deinococcus soli (ex Cha et al. 2016) encodes the following:
- a CDS encoding DEAD/DEAH box RNA helicase — encoded protein: MNFDQLIAPELAARLAERGITEASPIQAESLPLTLAGKDMIGRARTGTGKTLAFALPILSKLETSRERARLPRAIVVAPTRELAKQVADEFSKSGAHLTTVTVYGGASYGPQENALRRGVDVVVGTPGRLIDHLERGNLDLSAVEFAVLDEADEMLSVGFADAIETILKSTPETRQTLLFSATLTNDINRLSRKYLNDPVIVDMVGEGKSQAAQTVEHLKVKVGRTRTRVLADLLTIYNPEKAIVFTRTKREADELANELIHRGIESEALHGDLAQSQRERALGAFRGGRANVLVATDVAARGLDIPEVDLVVQYHLPQDPESYVHRSGRTGRAGRTGTAIIMYGDREGREVAGLERITGVRFIERPLPTPKEVAQASARASADMVRKVDESAAANFQAEAERLFSELGLEALSRALAKISGVTEPVKAASLLSGEEGLTTIILHAERMSVARAVAVLARNGDLDTRRLGKVRQWRGGAVADVPSEFVEKLMAASPLEGEVQVEIAQELPELFEQPTRERRDQGGYQGGRGYRDEGGYRGRGNGGGGYGNRGGGYQGQGGGDRGGYQGGNRGGQGQGRWSRDRDDRAPRREDFADREFVPAGR
- the tatA gene encoding twin-arginine translocase TatA/TatE family subunit; translated protein: MPNIGPAELLVVLLVALVVFGPRKLPELGKSLGNGLREFRKSTQGLRDDLNVIAPSPTVQAPTAAAVATAASVAAVPAAQPAAAHAVTATLAPDSGAHRA
- a CDS encoding RNA polymerase sigma factor is translated as MTAPLHPDLPDEALIRAMADGTEDALRELHRRYARLLYSLGHRMLRQADDVESCVQDAFMNAWRHAARFDPTRASAKTWLVSIAHHRFLQELRDRPDTPLEIEEWDAPTASPDVDSQVMAQGAVQALDETQRHLVELAYYRGYSHSELAILTGLPVGTVKSRLRAAIDRMRTHLGLQS
- a CDS encoding anti-sigma factor domain-containing protein, translated to MISREDILALALGQLGSADEQRVRAAIEADPALARDYRADLEFLHGLPDSLPDVPVPDGAEARLMDRLALETAAQASATPTPSQVPGGSSPNVPLYPAGQVPATATTVRSPRGLNWRLMLLSVVAALTLGVIFLRPPAEQSLLSQYQETPGAQSQPLAANGQPLGELIRLPDGRAFLHLNALAPQDRVYQLWRIEGGKPISAGVFDGQGIVIPRVEAGQTVAVSVEPTGGSEQPTTTPILIQQL
- a CDS encoding RluA family pseudouridine synthase, whose product is MTDAAPSPDRLTLTATPGRLDAVVSALSGASRSQVSGWIEAGHVQVGGVVAGKASLKLRGGEVLTVQVPSPADATVAPEQVPLDVIFEDEHLIAVNKPAGMVTHPAPGVTTGTLVNALLGRMTLPEQSGFDGPDGYRPGIVHRLDKDTSGVIVVAKTVAAHARLASAFKDRETRKTYLAIAAGAWSAQAPVNVDVPVGRHPVQRQRMTVGGAHPREAQTLFTPLDTRPDGHGRILTLVRAQPRTGRTHQLRVHLAHLGSPILGDTVYGRPSELIARQALHAQFLTIPHPVTGEALHLHAPIPDDLLQAWVALGGVLPAGLEQAP
- a CDS encoding metallophosphoesterase, encoding MRVYAIADLHLAFCTPKPMTVFGPQWAGHPQAIFDEWRAVVRDEDLVLLPGDLSWAMRLPEAMQDLAPVAALPGTKVLLRGNHDYWWPTASKLRAALPDGMLAVVNDAVRVGNVVVCGSRGWITPGFEPLGADDQRLLDREAERLSLSVQAARSIRQPGDHLILMLHYPPATPPYPANPITRVIDDARPDQIVYGHLHGVAPERAMRHVNGVPAHLVAADGLKFRPRLLLDTHT
- a CDS encoding metallophosphoesterase family protein, with the translated sequence MRLAILGDVHGNAFALRAVLDDIRAASPDQVLNLGDTVWGCADPASAWALQQECAPPSVRGNTDERVAGLRDGKETMRAWVRARLPADVPATLAALPTHLDTADGEVRVAHGSPRSPWEDLMLTGTPDGHTRPARFRELRERLGGFRFGAGGRVCIVGHTHREMLTVVDGLTVVNAGPVSRQKDGLPLARWVQLTRRAGHWTAEFRRVPYDTQAASTWARTHGPAGAGDHEAHWLTTGREP